The proteins below come from a single Salinivibrio kushneri genomic window:
- the aceB gene encoding malate synthase A, with protein sequence MTEACSTLRESLVINETVTAEQAEILTEDALCFVASLAERFAERVPALLAAREARQQRIDAGELPDFLSETQSIRQSDWTIRGIPEDLQDRRLEITGPVERKMVINALNANVKVFMADFEDSFAPAWPQVVEGQRNLRDAVNGTISYQHPETGKRYQLNDNPARLICRVRGLHLTEKHVVWQGKPIPGALFDFALYFFHNYRRLLETGSGPYFYLPKLQAYQEAAWWSEVFSFAEDEFGLSRGTIKATVLIETLPAVFEMDEILYHLRDHIVALNCGRWDYIFSYIKTLRNHPDRVLPDRQVVTMDKPFLNAYSRLLVKTCHKRGALAMGGMAAFIPSKDPAENQQVLEKIEKDKTLEANNGHDGTWIAHPGLADTAKAIFDRALGDKPNQLAVTREQDAEITAADLLAPCEGERTEAGMRHNIRVAVQYIEAWISGNGCVPIYGLMEDAATAEISRASIWQWIKHQKPLSNGKVVTKALFTQYLSEEMTVLESELGAERFAQGQYQQAATLMAELTTSDELVNFLTLPGYEYLP encoded by the coding sequence ATGACAGAAGCGTGCTCAACCTTACGCGAGTCGTTGGTGATTAATGAGACCGTCACCGCAGAGCAGGCAGAAATCCTAACCGAGGATGCATTGTGCTTTGTAGCCAGCCTCGCTGAGCGCTTTGCTGAGCGCGTACCTGCACTGCTAGCGGCGCGTGAAGCGCGTCAGCAACGCATTGATGCGGGAGAGTTGCCCGATTTTCTTTCGGAAACCCAGTCGATTCGCCAAAGTGACTGGACTATCCGCGGTATTCCCGAGGATTTACAAGATCGGCGGCTAGAAATCACCGGGCCGGTAGAGCGGAAGATGGTGATCAACGCACTTAACGCCAACGTCAAAGTTTTCATGGCGGACTTTGAAGATTCCTTTGCACCGGCTTGGCCACAAGTGGTTGAAGGTCAGCGTAATTTGCGCGATGCCGTCAATGGCACTATCAGTTATCAGCACCCAGAAACAGGCAAGCGCTATCAACTGAATGATAATCCAGCACGTCTTATCTGCCGTGTACGCGGCCTACACCTGACCGAAAAACACGTAGTATGGCAAGGTAAGCCGATTCCTGGGGCGTTGTTCGACTTCGCGCTGTACTTTTTCCATAACTATCGGCGCTTGCTTGAAACCGGGTCAGGGCCTTATTTCTATCTTCCTAAGCTGCAGGCTTATCAAGAGGCGGCATGGTGGAGCGAGGTATTCTCATTTGCCGAGGACGAATTTGGCTTGAGCCGAGGCACCATCAAAGCGACGGTGCTGATTGAAACCTTGCCCGCGGTGTTCGAGATGGATGAGATCCTGTATCACCTCCGCGACCATATCGTCGCCCTTAACTGCGGCCGCTGGGACTATATTTTCAGTTATATCAAAACGCTGCGCAATCACCCCGATCGTGTCTTGCCAGACCGCCAAGTGGTGACCATGGATAAGCCTTTCCTTAACGCTTACTCACGCCTATTGGTCAAAACGTGCCACAAGCGTGGCGCGTTGGCGATGGGCGGCATGGCTGCCTTTATTCCCAGCAAAGACCCAGCTGAAAACCAGCAGGTGCTGGAGAAAATTGAAAAGGATAAAACCTTAGAAGCGAACAACGGCCATGATGGCACCTGGATTGCGCACCCAGGCCTGGCTGACACGGCTAAAGCGATTTTCGACCGCGCCCTTGGCGATAAGCCAAACCAGCTAGCGGTTACCCGCGAGCAAGATGCTGAGATTACCGCGGCTGACTTGCTAGCACCTTGCGAGGGTGAACGCACAGAGGCCGGTATGCGGCACAATATTCGTGTCGCGGTGCAGTACATTGAAGCGTGGATTTCGGGTAACGGCTGTGTACCTATCTATGGCCTGATGGAAGATGCGGCCACGGCTGAAATCTCACGTGCGTCAATTTGGCAATGGATTAAACATCAAAAACCGCTTAGCAATGGCAAAGTGGTGACCAAAGCGCTATTCACACAATACCTTAGCGAGGAAATGACGGTGCTGGAAAGCGAGCTGGGAGCAGAGCGCTTCGCACAAGGCCAATACCAGCAGGCCGCAACCTTGATGGCTGAGCTCACGACCAGTGATGAGCTCGTTAACTTCTTAACCTTGCCAGGTTATGAATACCTGCCGTAA
- a CDS encoding hydrogen peroxide-inducible genes activator produces the protein MNKYPSLKQLHYLVTLSETRHFGEAAKLCFVSQSTLSAGIQNLEELIGAQLIERDNKTLVLTSMGEEVVRRSREILARSQDLMELTQVKSDPMHGKVRLGCIPTIAPFLLCDVVQQVNRHYPNLDLLLREDTTANLLTALKHGEMDILILALPMDIGTMTRRVVGRDPFKMVMSQKQAAQLELPIDYDALPDESVFLLEREHCLTDHAVSACQMTASQKINPFMATSLHTLVQMVANGNGVTFIPQMAIDHGLIDNLDVHLETPPGEAAYRDIGVVWRPSSSRVNTFNKLADLVAGLLSPTAKD, from the coding sequence ATGAACAAATATCCGTCTTTAAAGCAGCTACACTATTTGGTTACCTTGTCTGAAACCCGCCATTTTGGCGAAGCGGCCAAACTGTGCTTTGTGAGTCAATCCACCTTGAGTGCTGGGATCCAAAACTTGGAGGAGTTGATCGGCGCTCAGTTGATTGAGCGTGATAACAAAACCCTGGTACTCACAAGCATGGGTGAAGAGGTCGTGCGTCGCAGCCGAGAAATCTTGGCTCGCAGCCAGGATCTGATGGAGCTAACCCAAGTTAAATCAGATCCCATGCACGGCAAAGTCCGGTTAGGGTGTATTCCTACTATTGCGCCTTTCTTATTGTGTGATGTGGTGCAGCAAGTCAACCGGCATTACCCCAACTTAGATTTGTTGTTGCGCGAGGACACCACGGCGAACTTACTCACCGCGTTAAAACACGGCGAAATGGATATCCTGATCCTCGCGCTGCCAATGGACATTGGCACCATGACTCGCCGCGTGGTGGGACGTGATCCGTTTAAAATGGTAATGAGCCAAAAGCAAGCCGCGCAGCTTGAATTACCCATCGATTATGACGCGCTGCCCGATGAATCTGTTTTCTTGCTTGAGCGAGAACACTGCCTCACTGACCATGCAGTTTCTGCCTGCCAAATGACGGCCTCACAGAAGATTAACCCTTTTATGGCAACCAGCTTACACACCTTGGTGCAAATGGTGGCCAACGGCAATGGTGTGACCTTTATACCGCAAATGGCGATTGATCATGGCCTGATTGACAACCTTGACGTGCACTTAGAAACGCCTCCTGGTGAAGCGGCCTATCGTGATATCGGAGTGGTTTGGCGGCCTTCATCGAGCCGGGTTAACACCTTTAATAAGCTTGCTGACCTAGTGGCAGGGCTACTTTCCCCAACAGCAAAGGACTGA
- a CDS encoding peroxiredoxin C — protein sequence MVLVGRQAPDFTAAAVLGNGEIVDNFNLKEFTKGKKAVVFFYPLDFTFVCPSELIAFDKRLSDFQAKGVEVIGVSIDSQFSHNAWRKTAIADGGIGAVKYPLVADVKHEICKAYDVEHPEAGVAFRGSFLIDEEGVVRHQVVNDLPLGRNIDEMLRMVDALNFHEKNGEVCPAQWEEGKAGMAESPEGVAAYLSEHTDDL from the coding sequence ATGGTACTCGTAGGTCGTCAAGCACCAGATTTTACTGCCGCTGCCGTACTAGGTAATGGCGAAATCGTTGATAACTTCAACCTGAAAGAGTTCACCAAAGGCAAAAAAGCTGTTGTCTTTTTCTACCCACTCGACTTCACTTTCGTGTGCCCATCAGAGCTGATCGCATTCGATAAGCGCCTGAGCGACTTCCAAGCTAAAGGCGTTGAGGTTATCGGTGTGTCTATCGACTCTCAGTTCTCACACAACGCATGGCGTAAGACTGCTATCGCAGACGGCGGTATCGGCGCAGTGAAATACCCACTGGTTGCTGACGTTAAGCATGAAATCTGCAAAGCATACGACGTTGAGCACCCAGAAGCGGGTGTTGCTTTCCGTGGCTCTTTCCTTATCGACGAGGAAGGCGTTGTTCGTCACCAAGTTGTTAACGACCTACCACTAGGCCGTAACATCGACGAAATGCTACGCATGGTTGACGCACTGAACTTCCACGAGAAAAACGGTGAAGTTTGCCCTGCACAGTGGGAAGAAGGTAAAGCCGGCATGGCAGAATCTCCTGAAGGTGTTGCCGCATACCTTTCTGAGCACACTGACGACCTGTAA
- a CDS encoding copper homeostasis protein CutC, which yields MSVFVEVCIDSIRSLSLAEHAGADRIELCSALRLGGLTPSDGYMQQAAQKARIPIYAIIRPREGDFVYSSDEIEVMLQDIANARQAGCAGVVIGALSPNGQLDVPAIDAMLAQAHGMGVTFHRAFDHCQDPHAALEAILARPAIERILTSGQATNALQGKEALKQWVDATRHSSLTIMPGAGVSPDNAQELLAYTGAREIHLSARTEQVSPMQSNLHASMGDGDDARYPITDSERVRLVKAIANRF from the coding sequence ATGTCTGTCTTCGTTGAAGTGTGTATTGATAGTATTCGTTCATTATCGCTGGCCGAGCATGCTGGCGCAGATCGGATTGAACTGTGTAGCGCACTGCGCCTCGGTGGCTTAACCCCGAGTGATGGCTATATGCAACAAGCCGCTCAGAAAGCACGCATCCCCATTTATGCGATTATCCGGCCGCGAGAAGGCGACTTCGTCTATTCCAGTGACGAAATTGAAGTGATGCTGCAGGATATTGCCAACGCCCGCCAAGCCGGGTGTGCAGGCGTGGTGATCGGCGCACTCTCGCCAAACGGTCAGCTCGACGTGCCGGCTATTGATGCCATGCTTGCCCAAGCACACGGAATGGGCGTGACGTTCCACCGCGCATTCGATCATTGCCAAGACCCTCACGCGGCGCTCGAGGCGATACTAGCCCGCCCAGCGATTGAACGGATTCTCACCTCAGGGCAAGCGACGAATGCTTTACAAGGAAAAGAGGCTCTCAAACAATGGGTGGACGCCACACGCCACTCATCGCTGACTATTATGCCTGGCGCGGGCGTGTCACCCGATAACGCACAAGAGCTGCTCGCTTACACCGGCGCACGTGAAATTCATTTGTCTGCCCGCACCGAGCAAGTCAGCCCCATGCAATCAAACTTACACGCATCAATGGGCGATGGGGACGACGCCCGTTATCCGATTACCGACTCAGAACGCGTTCGTCTCGTCAAAGCCATTGCCAATCGGTTTTAA
- the ppk2 gene encoding polyphosphate kinase 2 — protein MSDKKSQKISKKHYEKKLTELQTELVKLQEWVKQEQLKVVVIFEGRDAAGKGGVIKRITEKLNPRVCRVVALDKPTERERTQWYFQRYIEHLPAGGEIVLFDRSWYNRAGVERVMGFCSDEEYEEFLRTCPELERMLIRSGIILIKYWFSVSDEEQEKRFAERINTPIKRWKFSPMDLESRSRWVQYSEAKDRMFAYTDTKESPWWVVEADNKKHARLNCIAHLLSQIPYQEIDYPAVTLPEINKEGYVRMPLHDQSFVPDAVSDWLKDK, from the coding sequence TTGTCGGATAAAAAATCACAAAAAATCAGCAAAAAACATTACGAGAAAAAGCTAACCGAACTGCAGACTGAATTGGTCAAGCTTCAAGAGTGGGTCAAGCAAGAGCAGTTGAAAGTGGTGGTCATTTTTGAAGGGCGCGATGCCGCCGGTAAAGGCGGCGTGATTAAACGGATCACCGAAAAACTCAACCCACGAGTTTGCCGAGTCGTCGCGCTAGACAAGCCCACAGAGCGTGAACGCACGCAGTGGTATTTTCAGCGTTATATTGAGCATCTGCCCGCCGGTGGTGAAATTGTCTTGTTTGACCGTAGTTGGTATAACCGCGCCGGCGTCGAGCGAGTCATGGGCTTTTGCAGCGATGAAGAATATGAAGAGTTTCTTCGCACCTGCCCCGAGCTCGAGCGCATGTTGATCCGTTCAGGGATCATCTTGATTAAATACTGGTTCTCTGTATCAGACGAAGAGCAAGAAAAGCGCTTCGCGGAGCGGATTAACACCCCAATAAAGCGTTGGAAGTTCAGCCCAATGGATCTTGAGTCTCGGAGTCGCTGGGTGCAATACAGTGAAGCCAAAGACCGGATGTTTGCCTATACCGACACCAAAGAAAGCCCTTGGTGGGTGGTGGAGGCCGATAACAAAAAGCACGCTCGACTCAATTGTATCGCCCATTTACTCTCACAAATTCCCTACCAAGAGATAGACTACCCCGCGGTCACCCTCCCGGAAATCAACAAGGAAGGTTATGTGCGCATGCCTCTGCATGACCAAAGCTTTGTCCCAGATGCCGTCAGTGACTGGTTAAAGGATAAGTAA
- the phoU gene encoding phosphate signaling complex protein PhoU, translated as MDNHNISRHISGQFNAELEAIRTHVLAMGGLVERQLTDALRAMHNQDVELARHVIREDHKVNGMEVAIDEACTRIIAKRQPTASDLRLVMAIIKTITDLERIGDVADSIAKMALDNSSYSQQPFLVSLEALGQRAAKMLHDVLDAFARMDIDAAMRVYRKDDSLDREYEGILRQLMTYMMEDPRSIPNVLKVMWSARAIERVGDRCQNICEYIIYFVKGKDVRHIQKEELEKLLK; from the coding sequence TTGGATAACCACAATATTAGCCGTCATATTTCTGGTCAGTTTAACGCAGAGCTTGAAGCCATTCGCACGCACGTGCTGGCAATGGGCGGCTTGGTTGAGCGTCAGCTAACCGATGCGCTACGTGCCATGCACAATCAAGATGTGGAGCTCGCGCGCCATGTCATTCGTGAAGATCACAAAGTGAATGGCATGGAAGTGGCGATCGACGAGGCATGTACACGTATCATTGCTAAACGCCAGCCCACCGCGAGCGATCTGCGACTGGTGATGGCTATCATTAAAACCATCACTGATCTTGAACGTATTGGCGATGTTGCCGACAGTATCGCTAAAATGGCACTGGATAACTCAAGCTACTCTCAGCAGCCGTTTTTGGTATCACTCGAAGCCTTGGGTCAGCGCGCAGCTAAAATGCTGCATGATGTGTTAGATGCCTTTGCGCGCATGGATATTGATGCGGCCATGAGAGTCTATCGCAAAGACGACTCGTTGGATCGTGAATACGAGGGGATTTTGCGTCAGCTGATGACTTACATGATGGAAGATCCACGCTCGATTCCCAATGTGCTGAAAGTCATGTGGTCGGCCCGAGCCATTGAGCGAGTGGGTGATCGCTGTCAGAACATTTGTGAATACATCATCTACTTTGTCAAAGGTAAAGACGTTCGCCACATTCAAAAAGAGGAGCTGGAAAAGCTCCTCAAATAA
- the pstB gene encoding phosphate ABC transporter ATP-binding protein PstB, which produces MFSITPPIGVTPSLDLGNLPDEQTALAIRDLNLYYGSSQALFDISMRIPKGKVTAFIGPSGCGKSTLLRCINRMNDLVDGCRVRGGITLHGQNIYHRDVDVPALRRQVGMVFQRPNPFPKSVYENVIFGLRLQGINDPRTLDDAVERSLRGAALWDEVKDRLNDNAFGLSSGQQQRLVIARAIAIEPEVLLLDEPSSALDPISTLTIEELINDLKNQYTVVIVTHNMQQAARVSDQTAFINMGRLVEYADTDTLFTTPQNKQTEDYITGRYG; this is translated from the coding sequence ATGTTTTCGATAACGCCACCCATAGGCGTCACGCCTAGCTTAGACTTGGGGAATTTGCCTGACGAGCAAACTGCGTTAGCTATTCGGGATCTCAACCTGTACTACGGGTCGAGCCAAGCGCTGTTTGATATCAGCATGCGGATCCCGAAAGGGAAAGTCACCGCATTTATCGGGCCGTCTGGATGTGGTAAATCAACGCTACTGCGCTGTATTAACCGGATGAATGATTTAGTAGATGGCTGCCGTGTTCGAGGCGGGATCACCCTACACGGGCAGAATATCTATCACCGTGATGTGGATGTGCCAGCGTTACGTCGCCAAGTGGGGATGGTGTTTCAACGTCCAAACCCTTTCCCCAAGTCTGTGTATGAAAACGTGATCTTTGGATTACGCTTGCAGGGGATTAATGACCCCAGAACACTGGATGATGCGGTAGAACGCTCGCTACGTGGCGCAGCGTTGTGGGACGAGGTGAAGGATCGGTTAAATGACAATGCGTTTGGGTTATCAAGTGGGCAGCAGCAACGGTTAGTGATTGCACGGGCGATCGCTATTGAGCCTGAGGTGCTATTGCTTGATGAGCCATCGTCGGCGCTAGATCCAATATCCACGTTAACCATTGAAGAACTGATTAATGACTTAAAAAATCAGTATACGGTGGTGATTGTCACCCATAATATGCAGCAAGCGGCACGGGTCTCGGATCAAACGGCGTTTATTAATATGGGGCGTTTGGTGGAATACGCGGATACCGATACTCTGTTTACAACCCCACAAAACAAACAAACCGAAGATTACATAACCGGTCGCTACGGATAA
- the pstA gene encoding phosphate ABC transporter permease PstA: MRPWIKSGTPWVWMTAGMVSVSLIAILGVLLLLGYRGLGYFWPTPVTSFEVKSEQGVETVVGQIYRTDQIDATQLEDAGVALPAYRQPSYQRLVVKTGNREQEGIDFRQLLAFQIKSQHTPVEMAMIERNENGMFYGKPQAYVDAGGHRHALVLSELYQRLEDLAARREVINDIEQVHLASVNYQLEQLRLEEKSLSLENALDASAQNRIDKRRSQLLSQYQQLEKKLKQLREKQQTGALVVEDSHGDAVALPLQNVINVWYPNAMSAVDKLKFWGYQVATFLSESPRDSNAAGGVFPAIFGTVFLVLLMSVIVTPLGVLAAVYLHEYAPKTAFTRIIRIAVVNLAGVPSIVYGVFGLGFFVYFIGGTIDDVFYQAAQPAPVFGTPGILWSALTLAILTLPVVIVSTEEGLARIPTSVRHGAFALGATQSEMLWRVVLPMASPAMMTGLILAVARAAGEVAPLMLVGVVKVAPSLPVDGNFPFLHLERKFMHLGYHIYDVGFQSAHIETARPLVYATSFLLVSVIVALNLSAIGIRHYLREKYRALEL; encoded by the coding sequence ATGCGTCCATGGATAAAATCTGGCACTCCCTGGGTTTGGATGACGGCCGGAATGGTCAGCGTCAGTTTGATTGCGATTCTTGGGGTGCTGTTATTGCTCGGGTATCGAGGCTTAGGCTATTTCTGGCCCACACCGGTCACCAGCTTTGAAGTGAAGAGTGAGCAGGGCGTAGAAACCGTGGTCGGACAAATATACCGAACCGATCAGATTGATGCGACGCAGCTTGAAGATGCAGGTGTTGCATTGCCCGCCTATCGCCAGCCCAGCTACCAACGCTTGGTGGTAAAAACCGGTAACCGTGAGCAAGAAGGGATCGATTTTCGTCAATTGCTGGCGTTTCAGATAAAAAGCCAGCACACACCAGTTGAAATGGCGATGATCGAGCGAAATGAAAATGGCATGTTCTACGGCAAGCCTCAAGCATACGTCGACGCCGGCGGCCACCGACATGCATTAGTGCTGTCTGAACTTTATCAACGATTGGAAGATTTAGCGGCGCGTCGAGAGGTGATCAATGACATCGAGCAAGTACACCTGGCGAGCGTTAACTATCAACTGGAGCAATTGCGGCTAGAAGAGAAATCCCTCTCGCTAGAAAACGCCTTAGATGCCAGTGCGCAAAACCGAATTGATAAGCGTCGTTCACAACTGCTATCGCAATACCAGCAGTTAGAGAAAAAGCTCAAACAGCTGCGAGAAAAACAACAAACGGGCGCGCTTGTTGTTGAAGATAGCCACGGTGACGCCGTGGCGTTGCCTCTGCAAAATGTGATTAATGTTTGGTACCCCAACGCCATGAGTGCCGTTGATAAGCTTAAATTTTGGGGCTACCAGGTGGCGACCTTTTTATCCGAATCTCCGCGAGACAGTAATGCGGCGGGGGGCGTTTTCCCCGCGATTTTTGGCACCGTTTTCTTGGTGTTGCTGATGTCAGTGATTGTCACCCCGTTAGGGGTGCTTGCCGCAGTGTATCTTCACGAATACGCGCCGAAAACGGCATTCACACGTATTATTCGCATTGCTGTGGTTAACCTCGCCGGGGTACCGTCCATTGTGTACGGTGTGTTCGGGTTGGGCTTTTTTGTCTATTTTATCGGTGGCACCATTGACGATGTGTTTTATCAAGCGGCGCAGCCGGCACCGGTTTTTGGGACACCAGGTATTCTTTGGTCGGCGTTAACCTTGGCGATCCTCACACTGCCTGTGGTGATTGTATCCACAGAAGAGGGGCTGGCTCGGATCCCGACGAGTGTCCGTCATGGGGCCTTTGCCCTTGGGGCGACACAATCAGAAATGCTCTGGCGGGTAGTATTACCGATGGCCAGTCCTGCAATGATGACCGGGTTGATTTTAGCGGTTGCGCGCGCAGCCGGAGAAGTAGCGCCCTTAATGTTGGTGGGGGTGGTTAAGGTCGCCCCCTCTTTGCCAGTGGATGGTAACTTCCCGTTTTTGCACTTAGAGCGGAAGTTCATGCACCTGGGCTACCATATTTATGATGTGGGCTTTCAAAGCGCGCACATCGAAACGGCGCGTCCTTTGGTATACGCCACGTCGTTTTTGCTTGTGTCTGTGATCGTGGCGCTCAATTTGTCCGCGATTGGTATTCGTCATTACTTGCGTGAAAAGTATCGCGCATTGGAATTATAA
- a CDS encoding ABC transporter permease subunit: MTHSSPSLTDTRPARRFKDKLTRQTVRLGGVMVLVTLLLLFFYLLTVVVPLFHQASVSLSERFTLDTTGVPQYIGADTRNQLVYGLDDRGVLTVAKRPQRSETPTTSTVQRAQTVLQQRLSSMDKPAISRVAASTPFLAVEKTPGYVAVWQLRFRTQYQADASVVPQLSTMAAFGRELVVDAKAQPLNQLTVAVPDSLHGQTIPPVLAAVTQDNRLVVYRGTQKTTVPLSQTVDHIALSGDGQRLFVHQQNRLAIWRINGNDLALRETVNLDNVVASPVTKMSMLAGGRSLLLQHQDGTVTQWFDVVKNGEPSLTEVRAFSPGEGVARLAPERHRKSLATVDETGRLSLVHVTSEKQRHFDAQFTALPDALAFTPRANGLIAVVDNQWQWLTVDNPHPEVSIHSLWQKVWYEGYPSPQYVWQSTSADDSFEAKLSVVPVIFGTLKVALVSLIFAVPMAIGAAIYTAYFMSSGLRRWVKPTVETIEALPTVIIGFLAGLWLAPWVESHIASVFLLLLLIPIILLGLSGVWRMIPRYVRRRLPDNAQIVVIIPALLIVGALATYLGPWVEQAWLGGDARQFITHELGIGYDQRNALVVGIAMGFAVVPTIFSIAEDAIFSVPPHLKNGALALGATHWQTLIRVVLLTASPGIFSAVMMGLGRAVGETMIVLMATGNTPIMDWNLLEGLRTLSANIAVEMPESEVGSSHYRVLFLTAFILFVFTFVFNTLAELIRQRLRDKYSNL, encoded by the coding sequence ATGACCCACTCTTCACCATCATTAACGGACACCAGACCGGCGCGGCGGTTTAAAGATAAACTGACTCGCCAAACGGTACGTCTTGGTGGCGTGATGGTATTAGTGACCCTGCTGCTTCTTTTCTTCTATTTACTCACGGTGGTGGTACCGCTTTTTCACCAAGCGAGTGTCAGCTTGAGTGAGCGTTTTACCCTAGATACTACCGGGGTACCTCAATACATTGGTGCCGATACGCGTAATCAGCTGGTATATGGCTTGGATGATCGAGGTGTGTTAACGGTTGCCAAGCGCCCGCAACGGTCTGAGACTCCCACAACCAGCACGGTGCAACGTGCACAAACGGTATTACAGCAGCGGTTATCCAGCATGGATAAGCCTGCGATAAGCCGCGTCGCAGCATCCACGCCGTTTTTGGCGGTGGAAAAGACGCCTGGGTACGTTGCTGTTTGGCAATTACGCTTTCGCACACAATATCAAGCTGACGCTTCAGTGGTCCCCCAGTTATCTACGATGGCAGCGTTTGGTCGTGAGTTGGTAGTGGACGCCAAAGCGCAGCCGCTTAACCAGCTTACTGTTGCGGTGCCGGATAGTTTACATGGTCAAACCATCCCGCCAGTACTGGCAGCCGTCACTCAGGATAACCGTCTGGTGGTTTATCGTGGTACGCAAAAAACCACGGTGCCCCTTTCGCAAACTGTTGACCATATCGCGTTATCAGGAGACGGGCAGCGCTTGTTTGTGCATCAACAAAATCGTTTAGCGATTTGGCGCATAAACGGGAACGACTTAGCGTTGCGTGAAACGGTCAATCTCGACAATGTGGTCGCCAGTCCAGTCACAAAAATGTCGATGCTAGCCGGGGGACGCTCTTTGCTCCTTCAGCACCAAGATGGCACCGTCACACAATGGTTCGATGTGGTGAAAAATGGTGAGCCATCGTTAACAGAGGTGCGCGCGTTTTCACCGGGAGAGGGCGTGGCACGTCTCGCACCTGAGCGTCACCGTAAAAGTCTGGCGACGGTAGATGAAACGGGGCGACTTAGCCTAGTGCACGTCACCAGTGAGAAACAGCGGCATTTCGATGCTCAATTTACCGCGTTGCCTGACGCTTTGGCTTTTACGCCTCGTGCAAACGGGCTGATTGCTGTGGTTGATAATCAATGGCAATGGTTGACCGTCGACAACCCTCACCCAGAAGTGAGTATTCACTCGCTATGGCAGAAAGTGTGGTATGAAGGGTATCCATCTCCGCAGTATGTGTGGCAATCGACCTCTGCGGATGACAGCTTTGAAGCCAAGCTCAGTGTGGTGCCCGTGATTTTTGGTACCTTAAAGGTCGCCTTGGTTTCTCTAATTTTTGCGGTGCCGATGGCGATTGGTGCAGCCATATACACTGCTTACTTTATGTCATCCGGGCTCCGGCGTTGGGTGAAGCCGACGGTGGAAACGATTGAAGCGTTACCAACCGTGATTATCGGCTTTTTGGCCGGTTTGTGGCTAGCACCTTGGGTTGAGTCTCACATTGCTAGCGTCTTTTTATTACTCTTGCTCATCCCTATTATTTTACTTGGGCTAAGCGGCGTGTGGCGCATGATCCCAAGGTATGTTCGACGCCGCTTACCTGATAACGCACAAATTGTGGTCATCATTCCGGCCTTATTGATTGTCGGGGCATTAGCCACTTATCTTGGGCCATGGGTAGAGCAGGCCTGGTTAGGGGGCGATGCGCGCCAGTTTATTACGCATGAACTGGGTATCGGCTATGATCAGCGCAACGCGCTGGTGGTGGGAATTGCAATGGGGTTTGCGGTCGTTCCAACCATTTTCTCTATTGCCGAAGATGCGATTTTTTCTGTGCCTCCCCACCTTAAAAACGGCGCCCTGGCCTTAGGGGCGACACACTGGCAAACCTTGATTCGGGTGGTCTTGCTTACCGCAAGCCCAGGTATTTTTTCTGCCGTGATGATGGGCCTTGGGCGCGCGGTCGGTGAAACGATGATCGTACTCATGGCAACCGGCAACACCCCTATCATGGATTGGAATTTGCTCGAAGGGCTACGTACCTTATCGGCCAATATTGCGGTGGAAATGCCTGAGTCTGAAGTCGGTAGTTCCCATTATCGGGTGCTGTTTTTAACCGCATTTATTCTTTTTGTCTTCACGTTTGTCTTTAATACATTGGCAGAGCTGATCCGTCAGCGCTTGCGTGACAAATACAGCAACCTTTAA
- a CDS encoding glycine cleavage system protein R, with protein MKHFVITLVGPDRAGLVDQISHTVFNHHGSWQASRLSQLAGQFAGIIHISVSDTYADALVHALRDLDGLQLLITDATPVSPSPITHTLSVTGNDRRGIVQALSQLLAAHGVTINKLNTQTQSAANTGGQIFTADFYLTVPPTADINVLHEALETLSDDLIVDFDSNFIQ; from the coding sequence ATGAAGCACTTTGTTATCACATTAGTGGGCCCAGATCGCGCTGGCCTGGTTGATCAAATATCACACACAGTTTTCAACCATCACGGCAGCTGGCAAGCCAGCCGACTCAGTCAGCTAGCGGGGCAGTTTGCCGGCATCATTCACATTTCAGTGTCAGACACGTACGCTGATGCGTTGGTCCATGCGTTACGCGATCTCGATGGTTTACAGCTGCTGATCACCGATGCAACGCCCGTCTCACCGTCTCCGATAACCCATACGTTGTCGGTAACAGGCAACGACAGGCGCGGCATTGTGCAAGCGCTCAGCCAGCTGCTCGCCGCTCATGGCGTCACCATCAACAAACTCAACACGCAAACACAAAGCGCCGCCAATACGGGCGGGCAAATTTTCACCGCAGATTTTTATTTAACGGTCCCACCGACGGCGGACATTAACGTATTGCATGAAGCCCTTGAAACGCTGTCAGACGACTTGATTGTCGATTTTGACAGCAATTTTATTCAGTAG